Proteins from a single region of Gorilla gorilla gorilla isolate KB3781 chromosome 16, NHGRI_mGorGor1-v2.1_pri, whole genome shotgun sequence:
- the LOC101140352 gene encoding RNA polymerase-associated protein LEO1 isoform X2, giving the protein MDLFGDIDDVSSESDEGNQPPIPGQLVDEHGVPQDQQEEEPISETIIEEEIPSINSDLGNELYFVKLPKFLSIEPKPFDPQFYEDEFEDEKVLDEEDRIRLKLKVENTIRWRIRRDKEGNKIKESNARMVKWSDRSMSLHLGNEVFDVYKAPLLGNYIHLFIREDTGLQGQAVFKSKLTFRPHSRDSATYRKMTLPLANRSSKTQKIRILPMAGRDPEGQHTEVMKKKEERLRASTQRESQAIHLREKRYQEWPSVSYQDPGSDSAEEEGKDTFSLAAIKNYYQGELQGKPSRKRKAEHEEEEDDIKP; this is encoded by the exons ATGGATCTGTTTGGAGATATAGACGACGTTTCGTCTGAGAGTGACGAGGGCAATCAACCACCTATTCCAGGACAGCTGGTT GATGAACATGGAGTGCCTCAGGACCAGCAGGAGGAAGAGCCAATTTCTGAAACCATAATAGAAGAAGAAATTCCCAGTATCAACTCTGATTTAGGAAATGAATTGTATTTTGTTAAACTACCCAAGTTTCTCAGTATAGAACCCAA aCCTTTTGATCCTCAGTTTTATGAAGATGAATTTGAAGATGAGAAAGTGCTTGACGAGGAAGACAGAATCAGGTTAAAATTAAAG GTAGAAAATACTATAAGATGGAGGATACGCCgggataaagaaggaaataaaattaaagaaagcaaTGCTCGGATGGTCAAGTGGTCAGACAGAAG CATGTCCCTGCATTTAGGCAATGAAGTGTTTGATGTGTACAAAGCCCCGCTGCTGGGCAATTACATCCACCTGTTTATAAGAGAAGACACTGGTCTACAGGGACAAGCCGTCTTTAAATCCAAACTTACCTTTAG ACCTCACTCTAGAGACAGTGCCACATACAGAAAGATGACCCTGCCACTTGCTAATAGAAGTTCAAAGACACAGAAAATTAGAATCTTACCAATGGCGGGTCGTGATCCTGAAGGCCAACACACAGAAGTGATGAAGAAG AAAGAAGAACGCTTGAGGGCTTCCACTCAACGGGAGTCTCAGGCAATCCATCTGCGGGAGAAGCGCTACCAGGAGTGGCCAAGTGTCTCCTACCAGGACCCTGGCAGTGACAGTGCGGAGGAGGAAGGCAAGGACACCTTCAGCCTGGCTGCTATTAAAAACTATTATCAAGGTGAACTCCAAG GTAAACCTTCCAGAAAGAGGAAAGCAGAGcatgaagaggaagaagatgatATAAAGCCCTAA
- the LOC101140352 gene encoding RNA polymerase-associated protein LEO1 isoform X1: MDLFGDIDDVSSESDEGNQPPIPGQLVDEHGVPQDQQEEEPISETIIEEEIPSINSDLGNELYFVKLPKFLSIEPKPFDPQFYEDEFEDEKVLDEEDRIRLKLKVENTIRWRIRRDKEGNKIKESNARMVKWSDRSMSLHLGNEVFDVYKAPLLGNYIHLFIREDTGLQGQAVFKSKLTFRPHSRDSATYRKMTLPLANRSSKTQKIRILPMAGRDPEGQHTEVMKKKEERLRASTQRESQAIHLREKRYQEWPSVSYQDPGSDSAEEEGKDTFSLAAIKNYYQGELQGESGKPSRKRKAEHEEEEDDIKP; this comes from the exons ATGGATCTGTTTGGAGATATAGACGACGTTTCGTCTGAGAGTGACGAGGGCAATCAACCACCTATTCCAGGACAGCTGGTT GATGAACATGGAGTGCCTCAGGACCAGCAGGAGGAAGAGCCAATTTCTGAAACCATAATAGAAGAAGAAATTCCCAGTATCAACTCTGATTTAGGAAATGAATTGTATTTTGTTAAACTACCCAAGTTTCTCAGTATAGAACCCAA aCCTTTTGATCCTCAGTTTTATGAAGATGAATTTGAAGATGAGAAAGTGCTTGACGAGGAAGACAGAATCAGGTTAAAATTAAAG GTAGAAAATACTATAAGATGGAGGATACGCCgggataaagaaggaaataaaattaaagaaagcaaTGCTCGGATGGTCAAGTGGTCAGACAGAAG CATGTCCCTGCATTTAGGCAATGAAGTGTTTGATGTGTACAAAGCCCCGCTGCTGGGCAATTACATCCACCTGTTTATAAGAGAAGACACTGGTCTACAGGGACAAGCCGTCTTTAAATCCAAACTTACCTTTAG ACCTCACTCTAGAGACAGTGCCACATACAGAAAGATGACCCTGCCACTTGCTAATAGAAGTTCAAAGACACAGAAAATTAGAATCTTACCAATGGCGGGTCGTGATCCTGAAGGCCAACACACAGAAGTGATGAAGAAG AAAGAAGAACGCTTGAGGGCTTCCACTCAACGGGAGTCTCAGGCAATCCATCTGCGGGAGAAGCGCTACCAGGAGTGGCCAAGTGTCTCCTACCAGGACCCTGGCAGTGACAGTGCGGAGGAGGAAGGCAAGGACACCTTCAGCCTGGCTGCTATTAAAAACTATTATCAAGGTGAACTCCAAGGTGAGTCAG GTAAACCTTCCAGAAAGAGGAAAGCAGAGcatgaagaggaagaagatgatATAAAGCCCTAA